The Pseudodesulfovibrio hydrargyri genome segment GCACAGGGCCGAAGGCGAGACCTGCGCCGAACGTGGTCCCCAACAGACTGAAGGCGCGGGTGCGCCCGTCACCGTCGAATTCCTGGGCCAGGGCGGCCGCCCCCCCGGCCAGCGCGGCGGCGGCGGAAAGCCCCTGCACCGCCCTCAACAGGTTGATGACCGCAATGCCGGGCGAAAACCCGATGAGCAGCGATGACGCGGCAAAGGACGTCATGCCCAACGCGAAAATGCGTTTTCGCCCATACCGGTCGGCCAGGGTGCCCGCCATCATGAGGCAACTGCCAAAGGCAAGCATGAAGGCGTTGACCACCCAGTTAAGCCCGACCGGACCGCCCCCCACTTCCCTGGCGATGGCCGGGATGGCGACGACCGCCCCCGCAAAGCTCAGGGGCAGCACCAGGGCCGCCGCACATACCGTCGCCAGCGTGGCGTACGCCCGCGAAACACTCCCGCTCCGGCGGGAAACGTCCAGAGTCCGCATGTTGTTCTCCTATTTTTGTAGCAATCACTACAAAAAGCAGTTAGCGGCCTTGCTCTTTTGTGTCAATGTTTTTATAATGCACACTACAGAATGGAGGAACCATGACGGAGAAGACGCCGGGACAGCGCGGCAGGCCGAGGAAATTCGACAGGGAAGGGGCGCTGGTCAAAGCCATGCGCACGTTCTGGAGGCTGGGCTACGAAGGGGCGACTCTAACCGACCTGCAACGCGCCATGGGGAACATTTCGGCCCCGAGCTTTTATGCAGCGTTCGGCTCCAAGGAAAAACTCTTCCACGAGGCCGTCAATCTCTACCGCTCCACGGTGGGAACGGGGACGGTACGCGCACTGACGCGGGAGCCCACCGCCAGGCGAGCGGTCGAGACCATGCTCTACGGCGCGGTGGACGCCTTCTGCGCGGAGGACACGCCGCCGGGCTGCCTGATCGTGCTCTCCACGATCAACACGAGCAAGGCCAGCCGCGCCATCCAGGATCACCTGGCCTCCATTCGGCTGGAAACAACTGAACTCATAAGGAAAAGATTGCAGCGCGGGATAGACGAGGGGGACGTGCCCGCCACAGCCGACATCGCGGCCCTCGCTTCGTTCTACACGACCTTTCTCCACGGGCTCTCCATCCAGGCCCGCGACAACGTCCCCCGCGAAGCGCTGGTCCAGGCCGTGGACTGCGCCATGGCCGCCTGGCCCCGGGGATGAACGGCATGGCGGAGCCGGGATGTCTCTCCCGACTCCGCATGGCTCTCCGGGCCCGAGAGCGCCCCCCCTCCGGCTAGAAATCCGCCCGGCGGATGGTTCCTCCGGGGCGCTGGACCGTGCGGTGATATTTGACCGCGGGCCAGCCGAAGGACATGACGCAGGCCAGAAGGTGGTTCTCCGGGATGCCGAGCCGGGTCCGGAACCGCGGCAGGATTTCCGTGAGCATGGCGCGGACCATGCCGTTCCAGACCGTACCCAGGCCGTGGGCGCTCGCCAGCAGGTCGAAATAGCTCATGACGATGTGGCAGTCGGCCATGGGCGCGAAGGAATCCTCCGGGGCCGAGGCGATCAGCACGTGCGGGGCGTTGCGGAAGATAATGTCCGTGCCGTCCTCGCAGCCGCGCACGTAATCGGCCACATGCTCCCAGCCTGCCGGAAAGCCGTCCCCGTGGAGTAGGTTCACGGCCTCGGCGGTCATCTCGGCGCGCAGCCGGTCCATCGCGGCCGGGTCGTCCATCACGGTCAGGGTAACAGGACGGCCGTTCACGGCCGTGGGCGCGTGCGAGGCGACATCCAGCAGATGACGGATCAGGGCCGGGTCCACGCCCTCCTTTTTGTATCGACGAACGGAGCGGCGGCCCATGATCAGGGTCTCCATCTTGGCCGGGACCGGGAACATGCCCTTGAGCGGCAGGCTGTCGGCCGGGTCCTTGCCGAAGACACCCAGCGCGCCGGGCTGGCATATTGCCAGGCAGTGCTGACACTCGATGCACCGGGCTTCCCTTTCGGGCCGGACCACGGGCAGGCCGTCCATGTCGATGACGCCCGCCGGGCAGTCCCTGGCGCACTCCCCGCAACGGGTACACTTGTCCGCATCCACCGTGAAATTCAACATGATCGTTCTCCTGTCCGGTTGATTTTATCCACCATAGCAGGCCTGGCCGCAAACGGAAGCAGGCACTTTTCCGTGCTGCGGTTCCGCGCAGGTAGGAATCACGACTTTCCGCCGGGTTGCGCCATGCGGACCTGAACGGGCCGTCCGACGGTCTTCCGGCCGCGTTTGACATAATGCCATATAAAGAAGGGGCAGTGACCAATACGCGGACAACGCCGTTACCGCTCCCGGACACACCCGTACGGCGTGCGGACCAGGACACGGTTGCCCCACCCCGCATCCAGGCCTTAATCGGCGCTTTTCGCACCCCGCTCGCAAGCACAGGGAGCACCCTCAAATAAAATGAAAATAGGACCGACTCCTCCATGCGTAAATTTTATCCAACAATACGTAATTGTTGTCTCCATATCGATTTATCCAATCCATGGGGAAAACCAATCGGCCACCAATTATTTTTAAACATGACCATGTTGAAAACATAAAATTTTACAATCTAGTTGCCATTATTCTTGATATCGAATCATGCCTAGAACCACTGCCGTTAGCACCCCGAATAGGGCTTTCTCCACACCATAACATACTGGCTTATTAAATTATTTAAAATTGACTAAAAATCGGCCAATGGGTATAAAATAGAACAGATTGTTCACTCAAAAATTTTTACGCACGTTCAGCCCCAGGAGATCACCATGGCCGACACAACCACACAAGAAATGCAGATTTCTCTGCCCGGCAATGGCAATATCGAGGTGTATCACCTTGACGGCGATATCCCGGTCATATTCAACTTCGACCCGAGCAACGCCGTGTTCTCCGGCGAGAACGGCAATCTCGTGATCGCCGTCGAAGGCGGCGGGACCGTCATCCTGGAAAACTACCAGGCGCTCGCCGACTCGGGCCACCTGCCGATGTTCGAGATGCCCGGCGGCGAGATGATCGCGGGCGACACCTACCTCTTCGCCTTCAACGGCGCCGACCAGAACGGCGATCTGGAGACCGCGGCTGGCAACGCCACCTCGGGCTCCGGCGCGGGCCAGTACAACGACGACCCCGGCGCGCTCTATGACGGCCTCAACGCCCTGGGCGGCCAGGGCGACGCCTACGACCCGCACGCCTTCCCGATCTCCGATCCGGTCACCGGCCTGCTGCTCGACACTGCCGCCGCCCCGGAGAACGCGGCCCCGACCTTGGATCTGTCCACCAGCACGGTCACCTTCGTCAGCGAGGACGCCAAGAACAACAACATGATCGGCATCTACGAGCTTGACGCGGACGGCAGGCCGATCAACCCGGAGATCATCCTCCTGGATTCGAACGCGGCCACGCCGAACCAGGTGCTGACCACCATCGAGGAGGGGCAGGAACTGCACTACTTCCTGGTCGTCGGAGCGACCGCGGCCAGCGGCCCCGCCACCTTGAGCCAGGATCCCGTCACCGGGGAATGGTCGATCTCCTTTGCAGGCGACTCCCATTCCTATGAGGTCCGCTTCGACAGCGCAACCCTCAACGGGTATGCCGAGGAGACCTTCAGATTCGTGGACACGCCCCAGGGACGCCAGGTACTGGTGGACGACCAGCTGCTGGAACCCGATGACGACGACGACTTCAACGATACCATCATCCAGGAAAACGCCAACGCGGGCACCGGATTCGACAATACGTTCTACGTGGGGCTCGGCGAGGTGCACATCGCCGGCCAGGCGGAGATATCCGACGCGGACTCCGCGAACATGTCCCAGGCGGTCATCACCCTGACCAACGCCCACGCCGGGGACGTCCTGAACGTGGACGCGGCCTCCCTGGCGGCCTTGGGCATCACGGCCGCTTTCGACGGCACGGGCACGGTGATCACCCTCACCGGCGACGTGCCCATCGCCAACTACGAGCAGGCCCTCCGCCTGATCACCTTCGACAATTCCCTGGGCAACACCATGGACACCGAGGCCCGGGTCATCGAGGTCCAGGTCTGGGACGACGCCGCCTCCCCCACCGGCGCGGCGAGCAACGTAGCCACGACGACCCTCGAGGTGGCCACCAGCAGCATCGACGCCCACACCCTGATCGCCGATGCCGTCAGCGGCAACAGCGCCTCGGCCTCGACCTCCAGCGACGCGGTCACCGCGGCGACCGGCAACCTGCTCGACAGCTACGGCACCGAAGTCTCGGCCGCGGTCGCCGTGGACTCGGTCGCGGGCTCCTGGGGGTCGCTGTCCATCGCCGCCAACGGCGATTGGACCTACACCCCGCACGACGGCACCACCATCGACACCACCGGCCTCGACCATCCCACCGTGGAGACGTTCACCTACCAGGTGATCGACAGCGCCAGCGGAGCGGCCGAGACGGCAACCCTGTACATCCCCGTGCACATCGACGCCTCGGAAAGCAACGCCGTTTCCGGCACGTCCTGGGGCACCGACAACAACGACGCCATCTATGCCCACACAGACGGCAGCAGCATCCACGCCGCCGGAGGCAACGACCTCCTGTACGGCGGCGACGGCAACGACAACCTGTACGGCAATGCGGGGCACGACTACCTCAACGGCGGTGCGGGCAACGACCAACTGTACGGCGGCGACGGCAACGACTACCTGTTCGGCGGCGACGGCATGGACGTCCTTTCGGGCGACAACGGAAATGACCTCCTCTGGGGCGGCGCCGAGAACGACCTCATCTTGGCGGGCAACGACGACGACACCGTGTTCATCAGCTCCGGACATGACACCGTGTCCCTCGGTGCGGGTGAGGACACCATCGTCATCGACCCGACCTACCTGACCCCGGGCCAAGGCGACGCGTCCATGAACGTCGTCGACTTCCACATTGGTGAAAACGACCACTTCGACGTCAGCAACCTGACCGGCCA includes the following:
- a CDS encoding calcium-binding protein — its product is MADTTTQEMQISLPGNGNIEVYHLDGDIPVIFNFDPSNAVFSGENGNLVIAVEGGGTVILENYQALADSGHLPMFEMPGGEMIAGDTYLFAFNGADQNGDLETAAGNATSGSGAGQYNDDPGALYDGLNALGGQGDAYDPHAFPISDPVTGLLLDTAAAPENAAPTLDLSTSTVTFVSEDAKNNNMIGIYELDADGRPINPEIILLDSNAATPNQVLTTIEEGQELHYFLVVGATAASGPATLSQDPVTGEWSISFAGDSHSYEVRFDSATLNGYAEETFRFVDTPQGRQVLVDDQLLEPDDDDDFNDTIIQENANAGTGFDNTFYVGLGEVHIAGQAEISDADSANMSQAVITLTNAHAGDVLNVDAASLAALGITAAFDGTGTVITLTGDVPIANYEQALRLITFDNSLGNTMDTEARVIEVQVWDDAASPTGAASNVATTTLEVATSSIDAHTLIADAVSGNSASASTSSDAVTAATGNLLDSYGTEVSAAVAVDSVAGSWGSLSIAANGDWTYTPHDGTTIDTTGLDHPTVETFTYQVIDSASGAAETATLYIPVHIDASESNAVSGTSWGTDNNDAIYAHTDGSSIHAAGGNDLLYGGDGNDNLYGNAGHDYLNGGAGNDQLYGGDGNDYLFGGDGMDVLSGDNGNDLLWGGAENDLILAGNDDDTVFISSGHDTVSLGAGEDTIVIDPTYLTPGQGDASMNVVDFHIGENDHFDVSNLTGHEAIITTTSSSNDLVLTITDANHAGDDITITLQGAMTSVAHADITHSIDITATGDELNHLIQHIISTGTDT
- a CDS encoding TetR/AcrR family transcriptional regulator, with the protein product MTEKTPGQRGRPRKFDREGALVKAMRTFWRLGYEGATLTDLQRAMGNISAPSFYAAFGSKEKLFHEAVNLYRSTVGTGTVRALTREPTARRAVETMLYGAVDAFCAEDTPPGCLIVLSTINTSKASRAIQDHLASIRLETTELIRKRLQRGIDEGDVPATADIAALASFYTTFLHGLSIQARDNVPREALVQAVDCAMAAWPRG
- a CDS encoding nitroreductase family protein, which codes for MLNFTVDADKCTRCGECARDCPAGVIDMDGLPVVRPEREARCIECQHCLAICQPGALGVFGKDPADSLPLKGMFPVPAKMETLIMGRRSVRRYKKEGVDPALIRHLLDVASHAPTAVNGRPVTLTVMDDPAAMDRLRAEMTAEAVNLLHGDGFPAGWEHVADYVRGCEDGTDIIFRNAPHVLIASAPEDSFAPMADCHIVMSYFDLLASAHGLGTVWNGMVRAMLTEILPRFRTRLGIPENHLLACVMSFGWPAVKYHRTVQRPGGTIRRADF